A section of the Enterococcus montenegrensis genome encodes:
- the trmD gene encoding tRNA (guanosine(37)-N1)-methyltransferase TrmD yields the protein MRIDVLTLFPRMFEGPMGESIIGKAQDKGLLEINVSNFRDYANNKHKTVDDYPYGGGAGMLLKVQPIYDNLKVIEAKTPTVKKRVILLDPAGKKFDQSVAEEFSKEDHLIFICGHYEGYDERIRSLVTDEISLGDYVLTGGELGAMVMIDATVRLLPDVLGNETSAQTDSHSTGLLEHPQYTRPAEFEGMKVPEVLMNGNHKLIASWQLKESLRRTYLRRPDMLAQFPLTKEMEKLLAEIKQEEA from the coding sequence ATGAGAATTGATGTCTTAACGCTATTTCCCCGGATGTTTGAAGGACCAATGGGTGAATCTATTATTGGCAAAGCGCAAGACAAAGGATTATTGGAGATCAATGTTTCTAATTTTCGCGATTATGCCAATAATAAACATAAAACAGTAGATGATTATCCTTATGGTGGCGGCGCGGGGATGCTTTTAAAAGTACAGCCGATTTACGACAACTTAAAAGTAATCGAAGCAAAAACACCAACTGTCAAAAAAAGAGTGATCTTGCTAGATCCTGCGGGCAAAAAATTTGATCAAAGCGTAGCAGAAGAGTTTTCCAAAGAAGACCATTTAATTTTTATTTGTGGTCATTATGAGGGGTATGATGAACGAATTAGGAGTTTAGTGACAGATGAAATCTCTTTGGGGGATTATGTTCTAACTGGAGGCGAGCTAGGGGCGATGGTCATGATTGATGCCACAGTTCGCTTATTACCTGATGTTTTAGGAAATGAAACCTCGGCTCAAACGGATTCTCATTCCACAGGTTTATTAGAGCATCCGCAATACACCCGGCCAGCCGAATTTGAGGGAATGAAAGTACCAGAAGTTTTGATGAACGGCAATCACAAGTTGATTGCGTCTTGGCAATTAAAAGAATCATTGCGGCGTACTTATTTGCGTCGTCCCGATATGCTAGCCCAATTTCCTTTAACAAAAGAAATGGAAAAGCTATTAGCTGAAATTAAACAAGAAGAAGCGTAA
- the rimM gene encoding ribosome maturation factor RimM (Essential for efficient processing of 16S rRNA) — translation MEYLNVGKIVNTHGIRGEVRVISLTDFPEERYQKGATLLLFKEGMPPLSLTVASHRRHKNFDLLTFEGYPNINDVQNFRDGILKVNKEDLANLEEDEYYYHQIIGLTVLDENKQEIGKIKEILSPGANDVWVVQRKGKKDALIPYIASVVTGIDLDNGVVNVELPEGLIDDEN, via the coding sequence ATGGAATATTTAAATGTAGGAAAAATTGTCAATACCCATGGGATCCGTGGCGAAGTTCGTGTTATCTCATTAACAGATTTTCCCGAAGAACGGTATCAAAAAGGGGCAACCTTGCTTTTATTCAAAGAAGGTATGCCTCCTTTAAGCTTGACTGTAGCAAGTCATCGCCGCCATAAAAACTTTGATCTATTAACTTTTGAAGGTTACCCTAATATTAATGATGTCCAAAATTTTCGCGATGGTATTTTAAAAGTGAACAAAGAAGATTTAGCTAATTTGGAAGAAGATGAATATTATTATCATCAAATTATTGGATTGACAGTTTTGGATGAAAATAAGCAAGAAATTGGCAAAATCAAAGAAATTTTATCACCGGGTGCAAATGATGTCTGGGTCGTACAACGTAAAGGTAAAAAAGATGCCCTAATTCCTTATATCGCGTCAGTTGTGACAGGAATTGACTTGGACAATGGTGTGGTCAATGTTGAACTGCCAGAAGGGTTGATCGACGATGAGAATTGA
- a CDS encoding DUF3267 domain-containing protein — protein MKVYRELNLLEDEKVIKKLNIAALVIMAICYGVLLLPPFNQHNFQSISFLLEIGAIIISFLVIVIIHEGIHGIFFKIFNLKGQVKFGFKNGMAYATSPGSLYPKWQFFMISIAPFVLLTTGLLLIMNTWPYAWLRLLVAAHSGACAGDFYWCYLLLKTPKNLLVEDTEVGLTFHEVG, from the coding sequence ATGAAAGTTTATCGTGAATTAAATCTTTTAGAAGATGAAAAAGTTATCAAAAAGTTAAACATAGCTGCCTTGGTAATTATGGCGATTTGTTATGGTGTGCTGTTGTTGCCGCCATTTAATCAGCATAATTTTCAAAGTATCTCATTTTTACTAGAAATTGGCGCAATTATTATTAGTTTTTTGGTGATTGTCATTATTCACGAAGGCATCCATGGTATTTTTTTCAAAATCTTTAATTTGAAAGGCCAAGTAAAATTTGGTTTTAAAAATGGTATGGCCTATGCTACAAGTCCTGGTTCACTGTATCCTAAATGGCAATTTTTCATGATTAGTATTGCCCCATTTGTATTGCTTACAACTGGCTTGTTACTGATTATGAATACTTGGCCTTATGCATGGCTACGTCTTTTAGTGGCAGCCCATAGCGGGGCATGTGCGGGTGATTTTTATTGGTGTTATCTCCTTTTAAAGACCCCTAAAAATTTATTGGTAGAAGATACAGAGGTTGGCTTGACCTTTCACGAAGTAGGCTAG